The following are encoded together in the Candidatus Methanoperedens sp. genome:
- a CDS encoding PAS domain S-box protein: MSKQLRVLIVEDSQNDALLLIRELKRGGYQPEYERVDNADAMSTALDSKKWDLIISDYVMPRFSGLSALELLKKKEIDVPFILVSGRIGEDMAVDAMKAGAQDYVRKDDLRRLNPAIERELEEAAGRLKQKITGEALRSLSLRYEAILSAVPDIIMEVDINKIYTWANKAGFEFFGDDVIGKEASFYFEGEQKTYNIVQPLFAGREDVIYVGSWQRRKDGERRLLAWWCRVLKDSNGNVTGALSTGRDITDIQRGEEMLRESEEKFRAMAETSPLAICMSVGIKQKAEYINPTFTKLFGYTLEDVPTAEKWCNLAYPDEKYRARVEEEWQTKIRQAIETKSEIEPMEVVVTCKDGSKKYISWSFISTGEQNWTFGLDLTGRKKVEEELKKYREHLEDMVKERTAELEKKTVEIERINRLFVGRELKMIELKKRIAQLETIRIEEKIK; this comes from the coding sequence ATGAGCAAACAACTCCGGGTTCTGATAGTCGAGGATTCGCAGAACGATGCTCTGCTCCTGATAAGAGAATTAAAGCGGGGAGGCTATCAACCAGAATATGAGCGTGTTGATAATGCTGATGCTATGAGCACAGCTCTTGATTCAAAGAAATGGGATCTCATTATCTCTGATTATGTCATGCCTCGATTTAGCGGACTTTCCGCTTTGGAATTATTGAAAAAAAAAGAGATCGATGTGCCTTTTATCCTCGTTTCAGGCAGGATCGGGGAAGATATGGCGGTTGATGCTATGAAAGCAGGGGCACAGGATTATGTCAGGAAGGACGACCTGAGGCGCCTGAATCCTGCTATTGAGCGGGAACTTGAAGAAGCGGCAGGAAGGCTAAAACAGAAAATTACCGGGGAGGCACTGCGATCCTTATCTTTACGTTATGAAGCAATACTGTCTGCTGTCCCGGATATTATTATGGAAGTTGATATTAACAAAATATACACATGGGCAAACAAAGCTGGTTTTGAATTCTTTGGTGATGATGTTATCGGAAAAGAAGCTTCTTTCTATTTTGAAGGTGAACAAAAAACTTACAACATAGTACAGCCTTTATTTGCTGGAAGAGAAGATGTTATTTATGTTGGGAGCTGGCAGAGACGAAAAGATGGCGAACGGCGTCTTTTAGCATGGTGGTGCCGTGTTCTCAAAGATTCAAATGGAAATGTAACCGGGGCACTATCTACAGGAAGAGATATCACCGATATCCAGCGTGGGGAAGAAATGCTGCGCGAGAGCGAGGAAAAGTTCAGGGCTATGGCTGAAACATCACCTCTGGCTATATGCATGTCAGTTGGAATAAAGCAAAAAGCCGAATACATAAACCCCACATTCACTAAATTATTTGGTTATACATTAGAAGATGTTCCAACTGCGGAAAAATGGTGTAATCTGGCTTATCCTGACGAAAAATACCGCGCAAGGGTCGAAGAAGAATGGCAAACTAAGATCAGGCAGGCGATCGAAACAAAATCGGAAATAGAACCGATGGAAGTTGTCGTTACCTGCAAAGATGGTTCAAAGAAATACATCTCATGGAGTTTCATTTCGACGGGCGAACAGAACTGGACCTTCGGTCTTGATCTGACCGGGCGTAAGAAAGTGGAAGAAGAACTAAAAAAATACCGCGAACATCTTGAGGATATGGTAAAGGAGCGAACTGCGGAACTCGAAAAGAAAACAGTAGAGATTGAACGCATTAACCGGCTCTTTGTGGGGCGTGAACTCAAGATGATCGAACTTAAAAAGAGGATAGCACAACTTGAAACGATAAGAATAGAGGAAAAGATAAAATGA
- the tgtA gene encoding tRNA guanosine(15) transglycosylase TgtA — MPPIFEILQKDCAGRIGRIETRHGIIETPTIMPVVNPNIQTIKPSELQKFGARIIITNSYIIYRNAELRERALKEGLHSLIGFDGPIMTDSGSYQLSIYGEVEVNNKQIVEFQQDIGSDIGVPLDIPTPPDVSRIRAESELEQTIAREKEALGSRKDMLLAAPVQGSNFADLRERCARELSLLDFDVYPLGAVVPLMESYRFSELVDVIVASKKGLSPAAPVHLFGAGHPMMLSLAVALGCDLFDSASYALYAKDGRYMTARGTYHIENLQYLPCSCPVCSSLSARELFESEKREELLARHNLYVTFEEIRVVKQAIQEGSLWELVENRCRAHPQLLSGLKRALSQHSGWIETTQPLSRSTFFYSGPESSLRPEVLRHRNKLKNLNINGKVLVRNKRLENEAEFDWVFDFKPPFGPYPLELKETFPFNAEVMNDPDYESLTVALQNTLHLIELNPDSEFTILLDDLPEHPLIKEINDK; from the coding sequence ATGCCTCCAATCTTCGAAATTCTCCAGAAGGACTGTGCCGGTCGTATCGGACGGATAGAAACCCGTCACGGGATCATCGAGACACCCACGATCATGCCTGTAGTAAATCCCAATATCCAGACGATCAAGCCATCAGAACTTCAAAAATTCGGCGCCCGGATCATCATAACAAACTCATATATAATTTACCGAAATGCGGAACTGAGGGAACGCGCACTGAAGGAAGGCTTACATTCGCTTATCGGGTTTGATGGCCCTATAATGACAGACTCAGGCTCATACCAGTTATCGATATACGGGGAAGTAGAAGTAAATAATAAACAGATAGTCGAATTCCAGCAAGATATTGGCTCAGATATTGGCGTACCTCTTGATATTCCTACACCTCCGGACGTTTCACGAATTCGTGCCGAGTCTGAACTTGAACAAACAATAGCCCGGGAAAAAGAGGCTTTAGGATCAAGAAAGGATATGCTTCTTGCTGCGCCTGTCCAGGGTTCTAATTTTGCTGACCTGAGGGAGAGATGTGCGCGCGAGTTAAGCTTGCTTGATTTTGATGTTTATCCTCTTGGGGCAGTTGTACCTCTTATGGAATCATATCGGTTTTCTGAACTTGTGGATGTTATTGTTGCTTCTAAAAAAGGACTATCACCAGCAGCCCCGGTGCATCTTTTCGGAGCCGGGCATCCAATGATGTTGTCTCTTGCCGTGGCTTTAGGCTGTGATCTTTTTGATTCCGCATCTTATGCCCTCTACGCAAAGGATGGGAGATACATGACAGCGCGGGGTACGTATCATATTGAAAATCTCCAGTACCTGCCCTGTTCCTGCCCGGTATGCAGTTCCCTGAGTGCCCGGGAATTGTTTGAAAGCGAAAAGCGTGAAGAGCTGCTGGCGCGCCATAATCTTTATGTGACCTTTGAGGAAATACGAGTTGTAAAACAGGCGATACAGGAAGGAAGCCTGTGGGAACTTGTGGAAAATAGATGCAGGGCGCACCCTCAATTATTATCCGGGCTGAAGAGGGCGCTATCACAACACTCAGGATGGATCGAAACAACCCAGCCTTTATCAAGGTCAACATTCTTTTACAGCGGACCGGAATCGTCCCTGAGGCCTGAGGTTTTGAGGCACAGGAATAAACTCAAAAATCTGAATATTAATGGAAAGGTCCTTGTCAGGAATAAAAGACTTGAAAATGAGGCTGAATTTGACTGGGTGTTTGATTTCAAGCCCCCTTTTGGCCCATATCCATTAGAACTCAAAGAAACATTTCCTTTCAATGCAGAAGTGATGAATGATCCGGATTATGAATCACTGACTGTTGCCCTTCAAAATACGCTTCATTTGATCGAACTAAACCCGGATTCTGAATTTACAATTCTTTTGGATGATCTGCCTGAACACCCTTTAATAAAGGAAATAAATGATAAATAA
- a CDS encoding flavodoxin family protein: MKVIAINGSARKQGNTAILIKYVLNELEKAGIETELIELSGEKIRGCTACYKCLDKKDGHRRGGAIHGFDSINHFFHISQMIVPGASYWNMGLGRQIGDVRTDEEGIRTMKNLGENMAWLMKKIVVDE, from the coding sequence ATGAAAGTAATAGCAATTAATGGAAGCGCCAGAAAGCAAGGAAATACTGCAATTCTTATTAAATATGTGTTGAATGAATTGGAGAAAGCCGGGATAGAAACAGAACTGATAGAACTTTCAGGAGAAAAAATCCGGGGATGCACAGCCTGTTATAAATGTTTAGACAAAAAAGATGGGCATCGAAGAGGCGGTGCGATCCATGGATTTGACTCGATCAATCATTTCTTTCATATCAGCCAGATGATCGTTCCGGGTGCGAGTTACTGGAACATGGGTCTTGGAAGACAGATCGGGGATGTCCGGACAGATGAAGAGGGAATCCGGACAATGAAGAATCTCGGAGAAAATATGGCATGGTTGATGAAAAAGATTGTTGTAGATGAATAA
- a CDS encoding FAD-binding oxidoreductase, whose translation MIMNFDFIIIGAGVIGSATACYLKKALPGSKILLIDRNHTAGAGNTARSAALFRNFFSSRTNRVLAGSSISYYLELGSKIQIDPIGYLWLFSKEQWNASQKAIQKLDPEKNKFEILDRDRIAGILSINYQAKGHFPDVNSGIFCHLCGSLSATALAQHYASLFKSMGGEINFNTDIKEFIITGQNSCYAPWDDVFIDGIIDRKGNTYYAKEFIIATGAWTHELLAPVGIASGIFPKKRQLFALKLKNNAGFVDSISTIRPAIILPAGGVYIKPVLDKNIIIVGCADDLGQPFLMSDPEPDPLYFRNAIEPVLGHYFPGLDFTLSLKWAGYYDYHWPDMTPVIESVANLTWASGTSGSGIMKADAIGRIAAARMQGHEEALLADGSKFKVSGLSLRDRDVEKEDLII comes from the coding sequence ATGATCATGAACTTTGATTTTATAATCATCGGTGCTGGCGTCATAGGGAGCGCAACTGCCTGCTACTTGAAAAAAGCGCTACCTGGCAGTAAGATCCTGCTCATTGACAGGAATCACACAGCAGGTGCAGGAAATACAGCCAGGAGTGCGGCTCTGTTCAGGAACTTTTTTTCATCTCGTACAAACCGGGTGCTTGCGGGTAGCTCTATCAGCTATTATCTTGAACTGGGCTCAAAAATCCAGATTGATCCGATAGGTTATCTCTGGTTGTTCTCGAAAGAACAATGGAATGCCTCCCAGAAAGCCATCCAGAAGCTTGATCCTGAAAAGAATAAATTTGAAATCCTGGACAGGGACAGAATTGCAGGCATTCTCAGTATAAACTATCAGGCAAAAGGTCATTTCCCTGATGTTAATTCCGGGATTTTCTGCCATCTATGCGGTTCTCTTTCTGCAACGGCACTTGCACAGCACTATGCATCTCTTTTTAAATCCATGGGAGGAGAAATAAATTTCAATACAGACATTAAAGAGTTTATTATAACAGGACAAAACAGCTGCTATGCACCCTGGGATGACGTTTTTATTGATGGGATCATAGATCGGAAAGGAAATACCTATTATGCAAAAGAGTTCATCATAGCGACCGGCGCCTGGACGCATGAACTGCTTGCACCTGTTGGTATCGCTTCAGGCATATTTCCCAAAAAGCGGCAGCTCTTCGCTTTAAAGTTAAAAAACAATGCCGGATTTGTGGATTCAATATCAACAATAAGACCTGCAATAATACTTCCGGCAGGCGGGGTTTATATAAAACCAGTACTTGATAAAAATATTATAATAGTTGGCTGCGCTGATGACCTGGGCCAGCCCTTCCTGATGTCAGACCCGGAACCTGATCCTCTTTATTTCCGGAACGCAATAGAGCCTGTCTTAGGCCACTATTTCCCGGGACTGGATTTTACATTGTCCCTTAAATGGGCAGGATATTATGATTACCACTGGCCTGATATGACCCCTGTTATTGAGTCTGTAGCAAACCTTACATGGGCCAGCGGGACTTCAGGAAGCGGTATAATGAAAGCCGATGCCATCGGCCGGATTGCAGCCGCACGGATGCAGGGTCACGAGGAAGCACTTCTTGCGGACGGGTCAAAGTTCAAGGTATCCGGACTTTCATTGCGAGATAGGGATGTTGAAAAGGAAGATTTAATAATTTGA
- a CDS encoding cobyric acid synthase yields MKKNTKSLMIVGTGSHVGKSILVTAFCRILSKRYSVVPFKAQNMSLNSWITHDGSEIGIAQAIQAKAAGIEPTADMNPVLLKPKGDHMSQVIILGKPVADKEAGDYYDSIDDVMSIVSGAFGRLCDQHELIIIEGAGGAAEINLYHRDIVNTGMARLVKPPIILVGDIERGGVFASIYGTLQLLPADIKPLVAGLIINKFRGDIKLLTPGIKQLEEITGLPVLGVIPYTNLKIPSEDSVSIRDKTHNGNPVKISVIRLPHISNFTDFEPLEHCADIEYVEPGEELSGSDAIILPGTKNTMDDVKVLLSGKVGQRIIAEAKKGIPIIGICGGYQMLGNEITDSGIEGSGGACSIKGLGLLNVSTRFGKYEKQTRQVEKPVTGNGPILGPIKDQRVTGYEIHMGETEGGKPAFGDDGSVSENGIIIGTYLHGLFENDNFRNSFLSYLYNQKGLIYENKIRADGIEELAAIIRSHVNMDLIYRMLEE; encoded by the coding sequence ATGAAAAAAAATACAAAAAGCCTCATGATCGTGGGTACGGGATCACATGTGGGAAAAAGCATACTTGTAACAGCCTTCTGCAGGATCCTCTCAAAAAGATATTCCGTTGTCCCATTTAAGGCGCAGAATATGAGCCTTAATTCATGGATAACGCATGATGGCAGCGAAATCGGGATAGCACAGGCAATCCAGGCAAAAGCAGCAGGGATCGAACCAACAGCAGACATGAATCCGGTGTTACTGAAGCCTAAAGGAGATCACATGTCACAGGTGATAATCCTTGGAAAGCCTGTAGCCGATAAGGAAGCAGGGGATTATTACGATTCGATAGATGATGTCATGTCGATTGTTTCCGGGGCTTTCGGGCGTCTATGCGATCAGCACGAATTAATAATAATAGAAGGAGCAGGAGGGGCCGCTGAAATAAACCTGTATCACCGGGATATCGTGAACACGGGTATGGCAAGACTGGTCAAGCCTCCGATAATACTGGTCGGGGATATCGAGCGGGGCGGGGTTTTTGCAAGTATTTACGGAACCCTGCAATTGCTCCCTGCTGATATCAAACCCCTTGTTGCCGGTCTTATCATAAACAAATTCAGGGGAGATATAAAGCTACTTACTCCTGGAATAAAACAGCTTGAAGAAATCACCGGACTCCCTGTCCTGGGCGTAATTCCTTATACCAACCTGAAGATACCATCAGAGGATTCTGTTTCCATTAGAGACAAAACCCATAACGGCAATCCGGTTAAGATATCAGTGATACGATTACCCCATATATCAAATTTTACTGATTTTGAGCCTCTTGAACATTGTGCCGATATTGAATATGTTGAACCCGGTGAAGAACTCTCCGGATCAGATGCCATCATATTACCGGGAACAAAAAACACAATGGATGATGTGAAAGTCCTTTTATCAGGCAAAGTGGGACAGAGGATCATCGCTGAGGCCAAAAAAGGGATTCCAATTATAGGTATATGCGGGGGTTACCAGATGCTTGGCAACGAAATAACAGACAGTGGTATAGAAGGATCAGGCGGCGCATGTTCTATAAAGGGACTTGGACTCCTTAATGTTTCTACGCGGTTTGGGAAATATGAAAAACAAACCCGCCAGGTTGAAAAACCAGTTACGGGAAACGGACCGATACTTGGACCAATAAAAGACCAGCGCGTTACAGGATATGAGATCCATATGGGTGAAACAGAAGGAGGAAAGCCCGCTTTCGGGGATGACGGAAGCGTGAGTGAGAATGGGATTATCATTGGCACCTATCTTCACGGGCTGTTTGAGAACGATAATTTCCGGAATTCTTTCCTCAGTTATTTATATAATCAAAAAGGATTGATATATGAAAATAAAATCCGCGCAGATGGCATTGAGGAGCTTGCAGCAATTATCAGGTCACATGTGAATATGGATTTGATTTACCGGATGCTGGAGGAATAA
- a CDS encoding PAS domain S-box protein, with protein sequence MQIRDNTADELKKQYISALQDYLEEGEEKSLEHAYELGRKAIADGKGILDMAAVHQDALVTVLPQTIKRGEIKEILKKAAQFFSESIAPFEMTFRGFQDSITELYNLNKILEQSEMKFRSVVQAANDAIISGKSNGDIISWNKCAETIFGYFEGEVIDKPLIILIPERLRYTLSRRLERLMSAGESEYNKKMFESYGRKKDRSEFPIEISIAAWKTEEGTFYTCIIRDITERKRAQEKIRERASLLNITHDAIVVRDLEHRLTDWNKGAEKLYGWTEDEIKGKNANELLYKEESPGLMEARKTVIERGKWTGELRQVTKDGKEIVVDSRWVLTYDREGAPKSILIINTDITEKKKLEAQFLRAQRMDSLGTLAGGIAHDLNNILTPIMLSLQILKEERLEGDKLKMFDILERNTMRGADLIKQVLLFARGAEGERRTIQVTYLISEIGKVTKETFPKSIEVRFNICTGLWEVTGDATQLYQVLMNLCVNARDAMPEGGILTISAENLFIDENHKRMNIEAKIGPYIVITVTDTGTGIPPEILDKVFEPFFTTKARGKGTGLGLSTSIGIIKSHSGFIEVNSEVGKGTAFKVYLPSAATTGTQKIEAQELNPHTGNGKVILVVDDEVSIREVTRMILETNGYRVITAADGAEAISLYKEKGTEIKIVLMDMAMPVMDGYSCIRALLKINPEVKIIAVSGLIEKGNFSKVAKQVNTFLKKPYSAEELLKTIKDISGSNY encoded by the coding sequence ATGCAAATAAGAGACAACACTGCGGATGAATTAAAAAAGCAATACATATCAGCGCTCCAGGATTACCTTGAAGAAGGAGAGGAAAAGTCTCTGGAACATGCGTATGAGCTTGGTCGAAAAGCAATAGCCGACGGGAAAGGTATCCTGGATATGGCAGCGGTTCACCAGGATGCGCTGGTTACGGTCCTGCCGCAGACAATAAAAAGAGGAGAGATAAAAGAAATTTTAAAAAAAGCAGCGCAGTTCTTCTCTGAGAGCATTGCACCGTTTGAAATGACCTTTCGCGGGTTCCAGGATTCTATTACTGAATTATATAACCTGAATAAAATTTTGGAACAATCAGAGATGAAATTCCGCTCAGTGGTACAGGCAGCAAATGATGCGATCATTTCAGGTAAGAGCAATGGAGACATCATTTCATGGAACAAATGCGCAGAAACCATATTTGGCTATTTCGAAGGGGAAGTAATTGATAAACCGCTAATCATCCTGATACCTGAACGGCTCAGGTATACCCTTTCCAGAAGACTGGAACGATTAATGTCGGCAGGTGAATCCGAATACAACAAAAAAATGTTCGAATCTTACGGGCGCAAGAAAGATAGAAGTGAATTTCCAATTGAGATTTCTATTGCAGCCTGGAAAACAGAAGAAGGAACATTTTACACCTGTATCATCCGCGATATCACTGAACGTAAGAGAGCGCAGGAGAAAATACGCGAACGTGCATCGCTTCTTAATATAACGCACGACGCTATTGTGGTCAGGGACTTAGAACACAGGCTTACCGACTGGAATAAAGGTGCGGAGAAATTATATGGCTGGACCGAAGATGAAATCAAAGGAAAAAATGCAAATGAGCTTCTCTATAAGGAAGAATCGCCAGGTCTTATGGAAGCCAGAAAGACCGTTATTGAAAGGGGCAAATGGACAGGCGAGCTTCGCCAGGTAACAAAAGATGGTAAAGAGATCGTTGTGGATAGCCGCTGGGTACTTACTTACGATCGTGAAGGTGCACCAAAATCTATTCTTATCATCAATACTGATATAACCGAGAAAAAGAAGCTTGAAGCGCAGTTCCTGCGGGCTCAGCGTATGGACAGCCTGGGTACGCTTGCAGGAGGAATAGCGCACGATCTTAACAATATACTGACGCCAATAATGCTCTCGCTGCAAATATTAAAAGAAGAACGCCTGGAAGGGGATAAGCTAAAAATGTTCGATATACTCGAAAGGAATACAATGCGCGGAGCTGATTTGATAAAACAGGTGCTATTATTTGCGCGGGGAGCAGAGGGGGAACGCAGGACTATTCAGGTAACATATCTTATCTCAGAAATTGGGAAAGTTACAAAAGAGACGTTCCCAAAATCTATCGAAGTAAGGTTCAATATATGCACCGGGCTGTGGGAAGTCACCGGAGATGCCACACAACTATATCAGGTTCTCATGAACCTGTGTGTGAATGCACGGGATGCGATGCCAGAAGGTGGAATCCTGACCATATCTGCTGAAAATCTTTTCATTGATGAAAACCATAAGCGGATGAATATCGAGGCTAAAATCGGTCCTTACATTGTAATTACTGTCACTGATACCGGGACAGGAATCCCTCCTGAAATACTGGATAAGGTTTTTGAACCGTTCTTCACTACAAAAGCGCGCGGTAAAGGCACCGGTCTTGGTCTTTCAACGTCTATCGGGATCATAAAAAGCCATTCGGGATTTATAGAAGTAAACAGCGAAGTTGGAAAAGGAACAGCATTTAAGGTATATTTGCCATCTGCTGCAACAACAGGAACGCAAAAAATAGAAGCACAGGAGCTTAACCCGCATACTGGAAATGGGAAAGTGATTCTTGTAGTTGATGATGAAGTTTCAATTCGTGAAGTTACAAGGATGATTTTAGAAACAAATGGATACAGGGTAATCACGGCCGCTGATGGAGCTGAAGCTATCTCATTGTATAAGGAGAAAGGAACGGAAATCAAAATTGTTCTTATGGATATGGCAATGCCAGTTATGGATGGCTATTCATGCATTCGGGCGCTTCTTAAAATTAACCCGGAAGTCAAGATAATAGCAGTAAGTGGTTTAATAGAAAAAGGGAATTTTTCGAAAGTTGCAAAACAGGTAAATACTTTTTTAAAGAAGCCTTACAGTGCTGAAGAATTATTGAAAACCATAAAAGATATCTCAGGATCAAATTATTAA
- a CDS encoding orotate phosphoribosyltransferase-like protein: MKTIDELIQKAVELQAGGLLTGQIADELNVSRETATWLLVHSKKGDATAAPKDIYIDWSNIGRSSNRQRFIASSLTDMVIECLSKTENDIDVIVGVALSGIPLANLIADELGVEFATYHPNKQKWEPESKETGGTVSQNFAKVTGKNCVLIDDVVTSGTTLTEAIAVLENLGAKPVAIAVLIDKKGLDEISGVPLNALLRVTRVDKTE, translated from the coding sequence ATGAAAACAATCGATGAATTAATCCAGAAAGCTGTAGAACTCCAGGCTGGCGGGCTCTTGACAGGCCAGATCGCTGATGAATTAAATGTATCCCGTGAAACAGCAACATGGCTTCTTGTCCATTCCAAAAAGGGTGATGCCACCGCAGCTCCCAAGGATATTTATATTGACTGGAGCAACATCGGAAGAAGCTCAAACAGGCAGAGATTCATCGCCAGCTCATTGACCGATATGGTCATTGAATGCCTGAGCAAGACAGAAAACGATATTGATGTAATAGTGGGCGTTGCACTTTCCGGTATACCTCTTGCTAACCTGATAGCGGATGAATTAGGGGTTGAATTTGCTACATACCATCCGAATAAACAGAAATGGGAGCCGGAATCAAAGGAAACAGGCGGAACAGTAAGCCAGAACTTTGCAAAGGTTACAGGAAAGAATTGCGTACTTATTGACGATGTTGTAACATCAGGAACGACTCTTACAGAAGCCATAGCAGTTCTTGAGAACCTTGGGGCAAAACCAGTAGCGATAGCGGTACTTATTGATAAAAAAGGACTTGATGAGATTTCAGGCGTTCCTCTTAATGCATTGCTGCGAGTTACAAGAGTTGACAAAACCGAATGA
- a CDS encoding ribose 1,5-bisphosphate isomerase, giving the protein MKQLSETAKKIKNMEIRGAGRIARAAAAELRDYSKRIRTQNLEEFNKKMTEAAWLLISTRPTAVSLPNAVRAVMKYKGNSIDEAKANIKELADGFILNSETAVLKIGEIGAHRIRDGDTIMTHCNSSAAISIMAAAHKHGKNITVIATESRPRWQGHLTIRQLDETGIKTSLIVDSAVRYFMKEADLVVMGADAVTANGSVINKIGTSQLALAAHEARKNVIIAAETYKFSPKSLLGELIEIEERNSSEVIADEKLREFSNVSVKNPAFDVTPREYIDLICTEVGAIPPEMAYIIIKEYLGWKLGDMDQGDK; this is encoded by the coding sequence ATGAAACAGCTTTCAGAAACAGCAAAAAAGATAAAGAATATGGAAATAAGGGGCGCAGGAAGAATCGCACGGGCAGCGGCAGCCGAACTTCGCGATTATAGCAAGCGCATCCGAACACAAAATCTTGAAGAATTCAATAAAAAGATGACTGAAGCTGCCTGGCTTCTTATCAGTACGCGCCCCACAGCAGTATCACTGCCAAATGCTGTCCGTGCTGTGATGAAATATAAAGGCAACAGCATCGATGAAGCAAAAGCAAATATCAAAGAACTTGCAGATGGATTTATCCTAAATTCGGAAACTGCCGTGCTAAAAATTGGCGAAATCGGCGCACACAGGATACGGGATGGCGACACGATAATGACGCACTGCAACTCCAGTGCCGCAATTTCAATAATGGCTGCCGCACATAAGCATGGGAAAAATATCACTGTCATAGCTACGGAATCCCGTCCGAGATGGCAGGGACACCTGACCATCAGGCAGCTTGATGAAACCGGGATAAAAACATCATTAATAGTAGACTCTGCTGTCCGGTATTTCATGAAGGAAGCTGACCTTGTGGTGATGGGCGCAGATGCCGTTACGGCTAATGGTTCAGTTATAAATAAAATAGGCACATCCCAGCTTGCCCTTGCTGCGCATGAAGCAAGGAAAAATGTAATAATTGCAGCCGAGACCTATAAATTCAGCCCAAAATCATTATTGGGTGAGCTTATTGAGATAGAAGAACGAAACAGTTCTGAAGTAATAGCAGATGAAAAATTACGGGAATTCTCAAACGTATCTGTGAAAAATCCTGCTTTTGATGTAACGCCGCGCGAATATATCGATCTTATATGTACGGAGGTCGGGGCGATCCCTCCTGAAATGGCATATATTATAATAAAGGAATACCTGGGCTGGAAATTAGGTGATATGGATCAGGGGGATAAATAA
- a CDS encoding PspC domain-containing protein — translation MHGERITKSKTDKVIDGVCGGIAEYFGIDSVIVRLIFVVLVFLNGIGLLLYIILVIIMPNAEQAGQPPKETIQENVQEIGERVKETGEGLGQAFSRKTEEKHSKRAVWFGIILILLGIYFLLENLHLIPWIDRDILWPIIIILVGVWLLIKRWS, via the coding sequence ATGCATGGGGAACGCATTACAAAAAGCAAAACAGACAAGGTCATTGATGGTGTATGCGGCGGAATTGCCGAGTATTTCGGGATTGATTCAGTCATTGTCAGGCTTATCTTCGTCGTGCTTGTATTTTTAAATGGCATCGGTTTGCTGCTATACATAATATTAGTCATAATAATGCCAAACGCTGAGCAAGCCGGCCAGCCGCCAAAAGAAACTATCCAGGAGAATGTACAGGAAATAGGTGAACGTGTAAAAGAAACTGGCGAAGGATTGGGGCAGGCTTTTTCAAGGAAAACCGAAGAAAAACATTCAAAGCGTGCAGTCTGGTTCGGTATAATCCTTATTCTGCTTGGTATCTATTTCCTTCTTGAAAATCTTCATTTGATACCATGGATTGATAGAGATATTCTCTGGCCGATAATTATTATTCTTGTTGGAGTGTGGTTGCTGATAAAGCGTTGGAGCTGA
- a CDS encoding pentapeptide repeat-containing protein — translation MKPGYVGPLLLLTIGFILLFNNLGSLPWEIWGSLWQYWPVILILSGIQILARRSESGIMYVLAVILSILLITGTIFLAWNGYPAPDALEKSLRWSIFNNSHPGDNNFDFADLDNSDFSNSMLNGANMNFASMQNANFSNSSLDGANMNFADLKYSDLSYANLDGANLNFANLDGANMTGARMEGANYGFARTSKSTICPDSRNGPCW, via the coding sequence ATGAAACCGGGATACGTGGGGCCACTTCTTCTTCTGACCATTGGCTTTATCCTGTTGTTCAATAACCTGGGATCACTTCCATGGGAGATATGGGGCAGCTTATGGCAATACTGGCCTGTAATACTCATATTGTCTGGCATCCAGATACTCGCCAGGCGTTCCGAATCCGGTATTATGTATGTATTAGCGGTAATTCTTAGTATTTTGTTGATCACCGGAACCATTTTTTTGGCCTGGAATGGTTACCCTGCACCGGATGCACTGGAAAAGAGCCTGAGGTGGTCTATATTTAATAATAGCCATCCCGGGGATAATAATTTTGACTTTGCCGATCTTGATAATTCAGACTTTAGTAATTCAATGTTAAATGGCGCAAATATGAATTTTGCAAGCATGCAAAATGCAAATTTTAGTAATTCAAGCCTGGATGGCGCAAATATGAATTTTGCCGACCTGAAATATTCAGACCTGAGCTATGCGAATCTTGATGGCGCTAATCTAAATTTCGCCAATCTTGATGGCGCAAACATGACAGGCGCCAGGATGGAAGGTGCGAATTATGGATTTGCGAGAACCTCTAAATCCACGATATGCCCTGACTCGAGAAATGGACCGTGCTGGTAA